One window from the genome of Treponema sp. OMZ 838 encodes:
- the thiD gene encoding bifunctional hydroxymethylpyrimidine kinase/phosphomethylpyrimidine kinase, translating into MVKLATIAGSDASGGAGLEADLKTFQEYGGYGMAAITLVATMNPHKDWSHEVFPIGEDSLRAQLETIFTGVGVDAAKTGMLATPYAIELAAEYLGKYKVENYVLDPVMICKGGNLPLNPEINELLIKKLLPLAKIITPNVFEAGQIAHVDTPSTLEEIKDAAKRIYDMGAPHVFIKGGSKLKDAETSVDVFYDGKDFQYLEAELIKTEWTHGCGCTVAAAITAGLGFGLEPYEAALRAKKFITLSLRNGFALNKWVGPGNPAAWRKAFN; encoded by the coding sequence ATGGTAAAATTAGCGACGATTGCCGGTTCCGACGCATCAGGCGGAGCAGGCCTTGAGGCAGATTTAAAAACATTTCAGGAATATGGCGGATACGGTATGGCAGCGATTACTTTGGTTGCTACCATGAACCCCCACAAGGATTGGAGCCATGAGGTGTTCCCGATCGGTGAAGATTCGTTGCGTGCACAGCTCGAAACCATTTTCACCGGCGTCGGCGTTGATGCGGCAAAAACGGGAATGCTGGCGACTCCCTATGCAATCGAACTTGCTGCCGAGTATCTCGGTAAATATAAGGTAGAAAACTATGTTCTTGATCCGGTAATGATTTGTAAAGGCGGAAATTTGCCGCTCAATCCGGAAATCAACGAGCTGTTGATTAAAAAACTATTGCCCCTCGCAAAGATTATTACGCCGAATGTGTTCGAAGCAGGACAAATTGCTCATGTCGATACGCCTTCTACGTTGGAAGAAATTAAAGATGCCGCAAAACGGATTTACGATATGGGCGCCCCGCATGTATTCATTAAGGGCGGTTCAAAATTGAAAGATGCGGAAACTTCTGTCGATGTTTTCTATGATGGCAAAGATTTCCAATATCTCGAAGCTGAGCTGATTAAAACCGAATGGACTCACGGGTGCGGGTGTACCGTTGCCGCTGCAATTACTGCTGGCTTGGGTTTTGGACTTGAACCGTATGAAGCTGCTCTCCGCGCAAAGAAATTTATCACGTTAAGTTTACGGAACGGGTTTGCCCTCAATAAATGGGTTGGCCCGGGTAATCCCGCCGCGTGGCGAAAAGCCTTCAATTAA
- a CDS encoding thymidine phosphorylase: MRAVDIIMKKRGFRETGAGTLSREEIAFLVNGYVAGEIPDYQMAAWLMAVYFNGMTFDETAVLTDVMLHSGAVMDLSGIEGPFVDKHSTGGVGDKLSLPLAPIVAACGVKVPMMSGRALGHTGGTLDKLESITGYKTGLSVDQFRNYIKKTGFAMTGQTKEIVPADRLIYALRDVTATVESVPLITASILSKKVAEGAEALVFDVKCGSGAFMKTLPEAEALAKSLVGTGTAMGKKVIAMITNMYEPLGNAVGNFLEMEETYNVLKGTEPQDVTDLTLQLAGWMLVLGHKAASKEEGIQKAQEALRSGKALELFLENITLQGGNAQQFVAECGKRRSPHTCHIKAEQDGFITDIDAFKIGIAGVNLGVGRNKTTDAVCPDAGMILHKHVGDAVKKGDLIMDVYGKDAECLPAASDMIKTAIRYAAEKPQMRPLVFKEISAADL, translated from the coding sequence ATGCGTGCAGTTGATATCATTATGAAAAAGCGCGGGTTTAGAGAAACCGGCGCAGGAACACTCTCTCGGGAAGAAATTGCCTTTTTAGTGAACGGATATGTAGCCGGAGAGATTCCCGACTATCAAATGGCCGCATGGCTGATGGCGGTTTATTTTAACGGTATGACGTTTGATGAAACCGCCGTCCTTACCGACGTTATGCTGCATTCCGGAGCGGTTATGGATTTGTCGGGGATTGAAGGCCCCTTTGTCGATAAACACTCCACCGGCGGCGTCGGGGATAAGCTTTCTTTGCCGCTTGCTCCTATTGTGGCTGCTTGCGGGGTGAAAGTTCCGATGATGAGCGGCCGCGCACTCGGGCACACCGGCGGTACGCTCGATAAACTTGAATCGATTACCGGATATAAGACCGGCCTTTCCGTTGACCAATTCCGCAATTACATTAAAAAAACCGGCTTTGCAATGACGGGGCAGACAAAAGAGATTGTCCCCGCCGACCGGCTGATTTACGCCTTGCGCGATGTGACTGCGACCGTTGAATCGGTGCCGCTTATTACGGCGAGTATTCTCTCTAAGAAGGTTGCCGAAGGCGCCGAAGCGCTGGTGTTCGATGTCAAATGCGGAAGCGGCGCCTTTATGAAAACACTGCCCGAAGCCGAAGCGCTCGCAAAGAGCCTTGTCGGTACCGGCACCGCGATGGGTAAAAAAGTTATCGCGATGATAACCAATATGTATGAACCCTTAGGAAATGCAGTTGGTAATTTCTTGGAAATGGAAGAAACCTACAATGTTCTGAAAGGTACGGAGCCGCAGGATGTAACCGACTTAACATTACAACTTGCAGGTTGGATGCTCGTGCTTGGTCATAAGGCTGCATCAAAAGAAGAAGGAATTCAAAAAGCGCAAGAGGCGCTTCGCAGCGGCAAAGCGCTTGAGCTGTTTTTAGAAAACATCACGCTGCAAGGCGGCAATGCGCAGCAGTTTGTTGCCGAATGCGGAAAGCGCCGCAGCCCCCACACCTGCCACATTAAAGCGGAACAAGACGGCTTTATCACAGATATCGATGCGTTCAAAATCGGTATTGCCGGAGTCAATCTCGGGGTCGGCCGCAATAAAACCACCGATGCGGTGTGTCCCGATGCCGGTATGATTTTGCATAAGCACGTAGGCGATGCCGTAAAAAAAGGCGACCTCATCATGGATGTGTACGGCAAAGATGCGGAGTGCCTTCCGGCCGCTTCCGATATGATTAAAACAGCGATACGGTATGCAGCGGAGAAGCCGCAAATGCGTCCGCTGGTATTTAAAGAAATTTCTGCGGCCGACTTGTAG
- the recJ gene encoding single-stranded-DNA-specific exonuclease RecJ, translated as MNWEKKDIDPNVVRSMAQQYGCTPLVASILLRRGIAEGSEAFFHLENDLRYVHNPFLFVNMEDAVDRILDAKEEGERVLIFGDRDVDGITAVTVLYEALTDLGIPTTWRIPTGDEPYGLSCEAVDAHEADGGTLIITVDCGISNIQEVAYAAEKGIDVIVIDHHTPQDTLPDAAVIINCKVPGSGYPNEHLSGCATAWKVVTALRFGLLDIYKQQICLLNVRPVNDAFAVEAIHTVNLVETARITETIIPGMVPFSDTRLGRFLQGQQIFVWDKELQLKQLEKVFGKSVEFYVSDFRLECAKIAPQLAEMSLLRLKNLSRIGKYNDTPMSELDGFFNIFITLIQQAHNIYGEKEKRELQLVALSLLADLMQLTGENRILVKQGLAAINAAPRAGLSELMIKQGLIGKHIGTNDIAWNITPVINATGRMGKPETAIRLFLEQNAAVRNELADAVIAMNEERKELGKAGWAIAEPIARESLAKYREKLTVVVSDKIHRGITGILSNRLADKFNVPSMVICIMEDGTAVGSLRSARGYRVLSLPEAYPDFFLDYGGHSFAAGFSLMQEKLAPFLKKVQEFTAAIEFDENSENSPLSIDAELPHDYLTPELLTVHDTFEPYGEGFPALQFAARGIKLTAASIMGKTQPQHLRLTFDCGTYKWTAVYWQAADKLNVEFKIGDSIDAVFTLSRNTFNGNTVPQMVIQDMRKTGTGI; from the coding sequence GTGAATTGGGAAAAAAAAGATATAGACCCTAATGTTGTCCGCTCCATGGCGCAGCAATACGGCTGCACTCCCCTTGTTGCATCGATTTTGCTGCGGCGCGGTATTGCCGAAGGGAGCGAGGCGTTTTTTCACCTTGAAAACGATCTGCGCTATGTGCATAATCCCTTTCTTTTTGTAAATATGGAGGATGCCGTTGACCGGATCCTCGATGCAAAGGAAGAAGGGGAGCGGGTGCTTATTTTCGGAGACCGCGATGTGGACGGGATTACTGCCGTTACCGTACTCTACGAAGCGCTCACCGATTTAGGCATCCCGACAACATGGCGTATCCCCACCGGCGACGAACCGTACGGACTTTCCTGCGAAGCGGTTGATGCGCATGAAGCCGACGGTGGTACCCTCATCATTACCGTAGACTGCGGTATTTCCAATATTCAAGAAGTCGCCTACGCTGCGGAGAAAGGCATTGATGTTATCGTCATCGATCATCACACCCCGCAGGATACGCTTCCCGATGCCGCAGTCATCATTAACTGTAAGGTGCCGGGATCGGGCTATCCCAACGAACATCTTTCCGGATGCGCTACGGCGTGGAAGGTTGTTACCGCCCTGCGCTTCGGACTTCTCGACATTTATAAACAGCAGATTTGCCTATTGAATGTGCGCCCCGTTAACGATGCCTTTGCAGTGGAAGCTATCCATACCGTCAATTTGGTTGAAACAGCTCGAATCACGGAAACGATTATCCCCGGTATGGTTCCGTTTTCAGATACTCGGCTCGGCAGATTTTTGCAGGGGCAGCAGATTTTTGTGTGGGATAAGGAGTTGCAGCTCAAGCAGCTGGAAAAAGTGTTTGGTAAGTCGGTTGAATTTTATGTGAGTGATTTTAGACTCGAATGTGCAAAGATTGCGCCTCAGCTTGCCGAGATGAGCCTTTTGCGGTTAAAGAATTTATCGCGGATTGGCAAGTACAACGACACGCCGATGTCCGAACTCGACGGCTTTTTCAATATCTTTATTACGCTCATCCAACAAGCGCATAACATATACGGTGAAAAAGAAAAGCGTGAATTACAACTTGTCGCGCTTTCGCTGCTTGCAGACTTGATGCAGCTGACCGGAGAAAACCGGATATTGGTAAAGCAAGGCTTAGCAGCCATCAATGCCGCGCCGCGCGCCGGTCTTTCCGAGTTGATGATAAAACAGGGGCTTATCGGTAAGCATATCGGTACCAACGATATTGCGTGGAATATTACGCCTGTTATCAATGCAACCGGACGGATGGGTAAACCGGAAACGGCAATCCGGCTCTTCCTTGAACAAAATGCAGCGGTACGCAATGAACTTGCGGATGCGGTTATTGCGATGAACGAGGAGCGGAAAGAACTCGGAAAGGCCGGCTGGGCAATTGCCGAACCGATTGCGCGGGAAAGTCTTGCAAAATATCGCGAAAAACTCACCGTTGTTGTAAGCGATAAAATCCATCGCGGCATTACCGGTATCCTTTCAAACCGGCTTGCAGATAAGTTTAACGTGCCGAGTATGGTTATCTGTATTATGGAAGACGGAACCGCAGTCGGTTCGCTTCGTTCCGCCCGCGGCTATCGGGTGCTTTCTTTGCCGGAAGCATATCCCGATTTTTTCCTCGACTATGGCGGTCACTCATTTGCAGCAGGATTCAGCTTAATGCAAGAAAAACTTGCGCCGTTTTTAAAAAAAGTTCAGGAATTTACCGCGGCTATCGAATTTGACGAAAACTCGGAAAACTCTCCGCTTTCCATCGATGCGGAACTTCCTCATGACTATTTAACGCCCGAACTTTTAACCGTGCATGACACCTTTGAGCCCTACGGCGAAGGGTTCCCGGCGCTCCAATTTGCCGCTAGAGGAATCAAACTAACCGCCGCCTCAATTATGGGTAAAACCCAACCGCAGCATTTGCGTCTTACGTTCGACTGCGGAACATATAAATGGACAGCGGTGTATTGGCAGGCAGCGGATAAATTGAACGTTGAATTTAAAATCGGTGACAGTATCGATGCCGTCTTCACGTTGAGCCGGAATACCTTTAACGGCAATACGGTACCTCAAATGGTTATTCAAGACATGCGGAAGACGGGCACGGGTATTTAA
- a CDS encoding response regulator transcription factor, with protein sequence MARVLIVEDDSGIAEFLQLELEHEGYDILYAADGRTALDIFEKNTPDLMLLDIMLPQLNGLEVLRRIRKTSNTPVIMLTARGDTFDKVSGLDSGADDYLAKPFEIEELLARMRAVMRRNNAQGVTPLKLRGIELNPNSMEVTVNKERVMLSKTEYLLLKTLLEHKNTVLSRDTIINTVWGADHYIDENSVDVYVRYLRAKIDDKTGEEYISTVRGVGYVMRDIGNESI encoded by the coding sequence ATGGCACGGGTATTAATCGTTGAAGATGATTCGGGTATTGCGGAATTCTTACAGCTTGAACTTGAGCATGAAGGATATGATATTCTCTATGCCGCAGACGGCAGAACCGCTTTGGATATTTTTGAAAAGAATACGCCGGATCTTATGCTGCTCGACATCATGCTTCCGCAGTTGAACGGACTTGAAGTGTTGCGGCGAATCAGAAAAACGTCGAATACGCCGGTTATTATGCTCACCGCACGGGGGGATACATTCGATAAGGTGAGCGGTCTTGATTCCGGTGCGGATGACTATCTTGCAAAACCGTTTGAGATTGAAGAACTGCTTGCACGGATGAGGGCGGTGATGCGCCGGAACAATGCACAGGGAGTAACGCCGTTAAAACTGCGAGGTATCGAACTTAACCCGAACAGTATGGAAGTAACGGTAAACAAAGAACGGGTTATGTTGTCGAAAACCGAATACCTTTTGTTAAAGACATTGCTCGAACACAAGAACACCGTTTTAAGCCGCGATACCATTATCAATACGGTATGGGGTGCAGATCATTACATCGATGAAAATTCGGTCGATGTGTATGTGCGGTATTTACGTGCAAAAATCGACGATAAAACCGGTGAGGAATACATCTCTACGGTACGCGGCGTCGGCTATGTTATGCGGGATATCGGCAATGAAAGCATCTGA
- a CDS encoding HAMP domain-containing sensor histidine kinase yields the protein MKASDSPVRKLRISTVRQLSMRFSLLFAVMIALFSAGIIVLLRSGVRQQQNRELISAARTIAEALKDGRVQEIDADLPYYVTFSVYQSGTQEVIATNDPFLPILPVTPRRAERYTAKQYFIDGDLNILYYAVPVHAGGDYVIQTALNMDSDTAESIISGVPSILAVVTVPLLLLSYIAVFFMTKRTMRSVRAMTDAAKNISGSNLTDRLPVTDRGDDFDVLAKTLNDLLSRLQTDFERERRFTADVSHELKTPLAVILGHANLLRRWGKHDPDRLEKSLSALIREAHSMEAIIENLLQMTRLENGHIRIHKTPVPVAEFFTRLIDSTQSYAPNVSFTESIGVPNLYTDEALLHQVCTIIISNSVKFAGEYVHIELSIRPLLEAERLPDAPLSESACIISISDNGPGIAQDILPHIFERFYRGDAAHTRGAGGAGLGLSIAASIMQALGGSIRAENSNGKGACIMLRLP from the coding sequence ATGAAAGCATCTGATTCACCGGTACGGAAGCTCCGCATATCGACGGTACGGCAGCTTTCGATGCGCTTCTCTCTTTTGTTTGCCGTGATGATTGCCCTTTTTTCCGCCGGTATTATCGTGCTGCTCCGCTCCGGCGTTAGGCAGCAGCAAAACCGCGAACTCATTTCCGCCGCTCGGACTATTGCCGAAGCACTGAAGGACGGTCGCGTACAAGAAATCGATGCGGATCTTCCGTATTATGTTACGTTTTCCGTGTATCAGAGCGGCACGCAGGAAGTGATCGCAACGAACGATCCCTTTTTACCGATACTGCCGGTAACACCCCGCCGTGCAGAACGCTATACGGCAAAACAATACTTTATCGACGGCGATTTAAATATTCTCTACTATGCAGTACCCGTTCATGCGGGAGGCGATTACGTTATACAGACAGCGTTGAATATGGATTCCGACACGGCGGAGTCCATTATCTCCGGTGTACCGAGCATCCTTGCTGTCGTTACCGTCCCGTTGCTGCTGCTTTCGTACATCGCGGTGTTTTTTATGACAAAACGTACAATGCGAAGCGTTCGTGCTATGACCGATGCGGCAAAGAACATTAGCGGCTCCAATTTAACCGACCGGCTTCCCGTTACGGATAGGGGCGACGACTTTGATGTCCTTGCAAAGACATTGAACGATTTGCTTTCCCGCCTGCAAACCGATTTTGAACGGGAACGCCGGTTTACAGCTGATGTATCTCACGAGTTAAAAACACCGCTTGCGGTGATTCTCGGCCATGCGAACCTGCTGCGCCGTTGGGGAAAGCACGATCCCGATCGCTTGGAAAAATCGCTTTCGGCACTGATCCGCGAAGCGCATTCGATGGAAGCAATTATCGAAAATTTGCTGCAAATGACCCGACTCGAAAACGGGCATATACGGATTCATAAAACGCCTGTTCCCGTTGCCGAATTTTTTACGCGGCTTATCGACAGCACACAAAGCTATGCGCCGAATGTGAGCTTTACCGAAAGTATTGGGGTGCCAAACCTGTATACGGATGAAGCGCTGCTCCATCAAGTATGCACTATCATAATTTCCAATAGCGTAAAATTTGCCGGAGAATATGTGCATATTGAGCTTTCGATACGGCCTCTTTTAGAAGCGGAGCGCCTTCCTGATGCGCCTTTATCGGAAAGTGCGTGTATTATCTCGATTTCGGATAACGGCCCCGGAATTGCGCAAGATATACTGCCGCATATCTTTGAGCGCTTTTACCGCGGAGATGCCGCGCATACAAGAGGTGCAGGCGGTGCGGGGCTCGGCTTGTCGATAGCGGCAAGCATAATGCAGGCGCTCGGCGGTTCAATCCGTGCCGAAAATAGCAACGGGAAAGGTGCGTGCATTATGCTCCGCTTACCCTGA
- a CDS encoding adenylate/guanylate cyclase domain-containing protein yields MLLTQNVNTTGKNQAEQVAAIYDFSDGLHAKISAFLEGIKKTNASSPFPHRRVDIITTDSTAPIFLDKIDSTTELPDFNVFSYTTESGSVRDIPAEEKRITAKEAAFYIKHFQNASTRNQPIYKPEKGTCIYIYPITFSRKDGQRLVGFSVVTYMKEILNRPYFQAKVFIFALAAVFLYAVIIITLFLADFIAAPIIQLCVNIRKTTNILSGILSGNAKVEANRLVFEDNLKTRDEIKTLSHEIKNIITLVRRILPYISFHTLQNAEKDIGPKGITRNLCFLFTDIRGFTKMCEKLPAREVIMILNRYLNIETKIIFDHGGDVDKYVGDEIMAFFSGPNKEINACKAAMEIREALYREQQAAMKVGKETISLGIGINTGYVTFGPVGSETRKDFTSIGDTVNLAARLESANKEYGSKTIISEAVYKSLNDSFICRELDYITVKGRTEVVRIFEVLQDAQKTSSDKLYDLKEVFETGLGYYRQRKWKTAEKYFLECVEKYNDQPAKVFLDRIAHYRNSPPPADWKGVFAMRMK; encoded by the coding sequence TTGCTTTTAACCCAGAATGTCAATACGACGGGTAAGAATCAAGCCGAGCAGGTCGCGGCAATTTATGATTTTTCGGATGGACTTCATGCAAAAATAAGCGCCTTTCTCGAAGGTATAAAAAAGACAAACGCCTCTTCACCTTTTCCGCACCGCCGCGTAGATATTATTACGACTGACAGTACCGCTCCTATTTTTCTTGATAAAATCGATAGTACTACGGAGCTTCCGGACTTCAACGTATTCTCTTATACGACAGAGTCCGGATCGGTACGCGATATACCGGCAGAAGAAAAACGCATTACTGCGAAAGAGGCTGCTTTCTATATAAAGCATTTTCAAAATGCAAGTACCCGGAATCAACCTATTTATAAACCGGAAAAGGGAACCTGTATTTATATATATCCTATAACTTTTTCACGGAAAGACGGCCAAAGGCTTGTCGGATTTTCCGTTGTAACATACATGAAAGAAATACTTAACCGTCCGTATTTCCAAGCAAAAGTATTTATCTTTGCACTTGCAGCAGTCTTTTTGTATGCTGTCATCATTATCACATTGTTTCTTGCTGATTTTATCGCCGCTCCTATTATTCAGCTTTGTGTAAATATTAGAAAGACAACCAATATTTTAAGCGGAATACTTTCAGGTAACGCAAAGGTTGAAGCGAACAGACTGGTCTTTGAAGATAATCTAAAAACACGGGACGAAATAAAGACGCTCTCACACGAAATAAAAAATATTATTACGCTCGTGCGTAGAATACTGCCCTATATTTCTTTTCATACTCTTCAGAATGCAGAAAAGGATATCGGCCCCAAGGGAATTACACGGAATCTTTGTTTTCTTTTTACCGATATCAGAGGGTTTACAAAGATGTGCGAAAAACTTCCTGCGCGGGAAGTCATTATGATTTTAAATCGATATCTGAACATCGAAACTAAGATTATTTTTGATCATGGCGGCGATGTTGATAAATATGTCGGCGACGAAATTATGGCGTTTTTTTCCGGACCCAATAAAGAGATAAATGCTTGTAAGGCTGCAATGGAAATACGGGAGGCACTCTACCGTGAACAACAGGCCGCTATGAAGGTAGGTAAGGAAACTATCTCGCTCGGCATCGGTATCAATACCGGCTATGTTACGTTCGGTCCTGTCGGTTCGGAAACAAGAAAAGATTTTACGTCCATCGGCGATACGGTAAATTTGGCGGCACGGCTTGAAAGTGCAAATAAAGAATACGGTTCAAAGACCATTATTTCGGAAGCTGTTTACAAGAGTCTCAACGATTCTTTCATTTGCCGAGAACTTGATTACATAACGGTAAAAGGCAGAACAGAAGTGGTGCGAATATTTGAAGTGTTACAAGATGCTCAAAAAACCAGCAGTGATAAGCTTTATGATTTAAAAGAAGTTTTTGAAACAGGACTCGGATATTATCGACAACGAAAATGGAAGACTGCTGAAAAATATTTTTTGGAATGTGTAGAAAAATACAACGATCAACCGGCAAAAGTATTCTTAGACAGAATAGCCCACTATCGTAATTCTCCGCCTCCCGCCGACTGGAAAGGCGTCTTTGCTATGCGTATGAAATAA
- a CDS encoding Do family serine endopeptidase, with product MYLKRKFKTALACTALLSMAVMIFVSSCSASPASATTVYADTKHSEAITKETISLLEGLQSANRQVSAAILPSVVTLSVTEIKKVRNPLSGDGFPWFFFGMPNQNNGEKSDGNDGGEQEYKSEGMGSGVIVRKSGNTYYVLTNQHVTGTAEKIIVKLYNGHTAEGKLVGGDQRRDIALVSFESTEKDIAIAELGNSDAVEVGDIVFAVGSPLGYVSTVTRGMVSAVGRSGGPNNNINDFIQTDAAINQGNSGGPLVNIYGQVIGINTWIASSSGGSQGLGFSIPINNVKGAIDSLISDGKLKYGWVGVQLTSADETVMKALGLGEKTGALAIDIFLGSPAFKGGIRPGDFVVKLNGKEVKSVDQLVRDVGDLRSGTTAEFVVIRDGKEQTLSVKIEERDQNIVTDSSKLWPGFIGYELTDEVRDKLKLDKKQAGVLVTNITNKTPAVIIGLKSGDVITAVNDVPVANMREFYRELSKVKKEVWFDVLREGQTLSTLRYKF from the coding sequence ATGTATTTAAAACGAAAGTTTAAAACGGCACTGGCATGTACTGCACTGTTGAGCATGGCCGTAATGATTTTTGTATCCTCATGCTCTGCGAGTCCTGCTTCGGCAACAACGGTTTATGCCGATACAAAACATTCGGAAGCAATCACAAAAGAGACGATTTCCTTGCTGGAAGGGCTGCAAAGCGCAAATCGACAAGTGTCTGCGGCAATTTTGCCGTCAGTAGTAACGCTTTCGGTTACGGAAATTAAGAAAGTCCGCAATCCTCTCTCGGGGGACGGCTTCCCGTGGTTCTTTTTCGGAATGCCTAATCAGAATAACGGTGAAAAATCCGATGGTAATGACGGCGGCGAGCAGGAATATAAATCAGAAGGTATGGGCTCGGGCGTTATCGTCCGTAAAAGCGGCAATACCTATTATGTGCTAACTAATCAGCATGTTACCGGTACGGCGGAAAAGATTATCGTCAAGTTGTATAACGGGCATACTGCAGAAGGAAAACTGGTCGGCGGCGATCAGCGGCGGGACATCGCATTGGTTTCGTTTGAATCCACCGAAAAAGATATTGCCATTGCCGAATTGGGAAATTCCGATGCGGTAGAGGTTGGTGATATCGTGTTTGCCGTCGGTTCTCCGCTCGGGTATGTTTCGACAGTTACCCGCGGTATGGTCAGCGCGGTTGGGCGATCGGGCGGGCCAAATAATAATATCAATGACTTTATCCAAACCGACGCGGCAATTAATCAGGGAAACTCCGGCGGCCCGCTTGTGAATATCTACGGGCAAGTTATCGGTATTAACACATGGATCGCATCGTCAAGCGGTGGTTCACAAGGGCTTGGATTTTCCATTCCGATTAATAACGTCAAAGGTGCAATCGACTCGCTCATTTCCGACGGTAAGTTGAAATACGGCTGGGTCGGAGTCCAACTGACAAGCGCCGACGAAACAGTTATGAAAGCTCTAGGGCTCGGTGAAAAAACCGGCGCTTTGGCTATCGATATCTTCTTAGGTTCCCCTGCGTTTAAAGGCGGTATCCGGCCGGGCGATTTTGTCGTTAAGCTGAACGGCAAAGAAGTAAAGAGTGTCGATCAGCTGGTACGCGATGTCGGCGATCTCCGCAGCGGAACAACAGCAGAATTTGTAGTTATCCGTGACGGCAAAGAACAAACACTTTCCGTAAAGATTGAAGAACGGGATCAGAACATCGTTACCGACTCGTCAAAACTCTGGCCGGGATTTATCGGTTACGAGCTCACTGATGAAGTACGCGATAAATTAAAGCTTGATAAAAAACAGGCGGGAGTATTGGTCACCAACATTACCAATAAAACACCCGCAGTCATTATCGGGCTCAAATCCGGCGATGTTATTACTGCGGTAAACGATGTGCCGGTAGCAAATATGCGCGAATTCTATCGCGAATTGTCAAAGGTTAAAAAAGAAGTGTGGTTCGATGTATTGCGTGAAGGACAAACGTTATCAACTTTACGCTATAAGTTTTAA
- a CDS encoding methionine ABC transporter ATP-binding protein — MIRLVNVNKRYGELQAVDNISLEIPSHTIFGIIGKSGAGKSTLVRLISLLEPVDSGEIYYGDSRVDTLTGKLLRNQHKKIGMIFQNFNLFASRTAAGNIAYPLEIAGMPKRAIAAKVEEMLHVVGLEGRGDARVSTLSGGQKQRVAIARALAVSPDILFCDEATSALDPQTTRSILELLKRLQKDMNLSVVMITHQMEVVRDCCQQVAVIDNGAVAETGSVREIFSAPKSEVTKDFLMHINPLNPEDTQLIRWSKSGGAYTLRFSGELTSEPVLSKISRDYNIEFNICAGGMQKVGETVVGTLFVDINGSPEDMQKAFAYLNQNGIKVEETRK, encoded by the coding sequence ATGATACGGTTAGTAAACGTGAATAAACGGTACGGAGAACTTCAAGCCGTTGATAATATCAGCCTTGAAATTCCTTCTCATACGATTTTCGGTATTATCGGAAAAAGCGGCGCGGGGAAATCGACGCTCGTGCGGCTGATAAGCCTTTTAGAACCGGTGGACTCGGGCGAGATTTACTACGGAGACTCCCGCGTAGACACCTTGACAGGCAAGCTCTTACGAAATCAGCATAAAAAAATCGGGATGATTTTCCAAAATTTCAATCTATTTGCATCGCGCACGGCTGCGGGCAATATTGCCTATCCGCTTGAAATTGCGGGAATGCCGAAGCGTGCTATTGCAGCAAAAGTGGAAGAAATGCTGCACGTTGTCGGACTTGAAGGCCGCGGCGATGCGCGGGTAAGTACCCTATCCGGTGGACAAAAACAGCGGGTGGCTATTGCTCGTGCCTTGGCGGTTTCTCCCGATATCCTCTTTTGTGATGAAGCGACAAGCGCACTTGACCCGCAGACGACACGCTCAATTTTGGAACTGCTCAAGCGGCTGCAAAAGGATATGAATTTAAGCGTTGTGATGATAACGCATCAGATGGAAGTAGTGCGCGATTGCTGCCAACAAGTGGCCGTTATCGATAACGGCGCCGTAGCTGAAACGGGTTCCGTGCGTGAAATTTTTTCTGCACCGAAGTCGGAAGTAACCAAAGACTTCTTAATGCATATCAACCCGCTCAATCCCGAAGACACGCAGCTTATCCGATGGTCTAAAAGCGGCGGCGCCTATACGCTCCGATTCTCAGGTGAGCTGACGAGTGAGCCTGTCTTGAGTAAAATTTCCCGCGATTACAATATTGAATTTAACATCTGCGCAGGCGGTATGCAGAAGGTCGGGGAAACGGTGGTCGGAACCCTCTTTGTCGATATTAACGGTTCACCCGAAGATATGCAAAAAGCGTTTGCTTATCTTAATCAAAACGGTATCAAAGTAGAGGAGACACGCAAATGA